A stretch of Saccharomyces cerevisiae S288C chromosome IV, complete sequence DNA encodes these proteins:
- the UPS3 gene encoding Ups3p (Mitochondrial hypothetical protein; similar to Ups1p and Ups2p which are involved in regulation of mitochondrial cardiolipin and phosphatidylethanolamine levels; null is viable but interacts synthetically with ups1 and ups2 mutations; UPS3 has a paralog, UPS2, that arose from the whole genome duplication), translating to MKSFQKSYEFDYPWEKVTTANWMKYPNKISTHVIAVDVLRRELKEHGDVLLTERLITIRQNTPHWMSILVGNTNLAYVREVSTVDRRDRSLTMRSCNMTFPHILKCYETVRYVPHPKNPSNVTLFKQDAKFLSGVPTKTFSEKVENWGVKRFSDNAVKGKVGFDSILAMFNDIWKNANE from the coding sequence atgaaatcatttcaaaaatcttATGAATTCGATTACCCATGGGAGAAAGTCACCACGGCGAACTGGATGAAATATCCAAACAAGATCTCCACACACGTTATTGCAGTCGATGTGCTCCGCCGAGAGCTCAAAGAACATGGCGATGTACTTCTTACAGAACGGCTGATAACCATACGTCAGAACACCCCTCACTGGATGTCCATTTTAGTGGGGAACACTAATTTAGCATACGTGCGAGAGGTCTCCACCGTTGATCGAAGGGACAGATCTTTAACTATGAGGAGTTGCAATATGACCTTCCCGCATATTTTGAAGTGTTACGAAACCGTACGTTATGTTCCTCATCCGAAAAATCCATCGAATGTGACTCTTTTCAAGCAGGATGCAAAGTTTCTGTCTGGTGTTCCGACCAAAACCTTTAGTGAGAAAGTAGAAAACTGGGGCGTTAAACGTTTTAGTGATAACGCGGTGAAGGGGAAAGTCGGGTTTGATAGTATTCTAGCAATGTTCAACGATATCTGGAAAAATGCTAacgaataa
- the SLY1 gene encoding syntaxin-binding protein (Hydrophilic protein involved in ER/Golgi vesicle trafficking; SM (Sec1/Munc-18) family protein that binds the tSNARE Sed5p and stimulates its assembly into a trans-SNARE membrane-protein complex), producing MAVEEIASRKDISLRDMQISAILKMLFLNKDLNNNDNITTITDDIFNQQEIIWKVLILDIKSTATISSVLRVNDLLKAGITVHSLIKQDRSPLPDVPAIYFVSPTKENIDIIVNDLKSDKYSEFYINFTSSLPRNLLEDLAQQVSITGKSDKIKQVYDQYLDFIVTEPELFSLEISNAYLTLNDPKTTEEEITGLCANIADGLFNTVLTINSIPIIRAAKGGPAEIIAEKLGTKLRDFVINTNSSSTSTLQGNDSLERGVLIILDRNIDFASMFSHSWIYQCMVFDIFKLSRNTVTIPLESKENGTDNTTAKPLATKKYDIEPNDFFWMENSHLPFPEAAENVEAALNTYKEEAAEITRKTGVTNISDLDPNSNNDTVQIQEVVKKLPELTAKKNTIDTHMNIFAALLSQLESKSLDTFFEVEQDPGSTKTRSRFLDILKDGKTNNLEDKLRSFIVLYLTSTTGLPKDFVQNVENYFKENDYDINALKYVYKLREFMQLSNMSLQNKSLEDGSDSAFKPSNLTLSGIYGLTEGKLQGGVGSLISGIKKLLPEKKTIPITNVVDAIMDPLNSSQKNLETTDSYLYIDPKITRGSHTRKPKRQSYNKSLVFVVGGGNYLEYQNLQEWAHSQLHNPKKVMYGSTAITTPAEFLNEISRLGASNSSNNDA from the coding sequence ATGGCTGTGGAGGAAATTGCGTCCCGCAAGGACATTAGTTTAAGAGATATGCAAATCTCTGCCATATTAAAAATGCTGTTTTTAAATAAGGATTTGAACAACAACGACAACATCACCACCATCACAGACGATATTTTTAACCAGCAGGAGATCATCTGGAAGGTGTTGATACTGGACATCAAGAGCACTGCTACCATATCTTCTGTTCTCAGAGTCAATGACCTGCTGAAAGCTGGTATCACCGTTCATTCCTTGATTAAACAAGACAGATCTCCCTTGCCAGATGTCCCTGCCATATATTTCGTCTCCCCCACAAAGGAAAACATTGACATTATAGTCAATGACTTGAAAAGCGACAAGTATTCTGAATTTTACATCAACTTTACCTCATCTCTGCCCAGAAACCTCCTGGAAGATTTGGCTCAACAAGTCTCCATCACGGGTAAATCTGATAAAATCAAACAAGTTTACGACCAATACCTGGACTTCATTGTAACTGAACCGGAACTGTTCTCACtagaaatttcaaacgCATACTTGACATTGAATGACCCGAAAACCACAGAAGAGGAAATCACGGGCTTATGCGCCAACATCGCGGACGGTTTATTCAACACTGTCTTAACGATCAATTCTATCCCCATTATAAGAGCAGCTAAGGGTGGGCCTGCTGAGATCATCGCTGAGAAACTGGGTACAAAATTACGTGATTTCGTCATCAATACCAATTCCTCCTCCACTTCCACTTTGCAGGGAAATGATTCTCTGGAAAGAGGAGTGTTGATTATTTTGGATAGAAACATAGATTTTGCCTCCATGTTTTCACATTCGTGGATTTATCAGTGCATGgtctttgatattttcaaattatcaaGAAACACCGTTACTATTCCACTTGAAAGTAAGGAAAACGGAACTGACAATACCACCGCAAAACCATTAGCCACgaaaaaatatgatataGAGCCAaacgattttttttggatgGAAAACTCTCATTTGCCATTCCCAGAAGCTGCAGAGAACGTTGAAGCGGCATTGAATACGTACAAGGAGGAAGCCGCAGAAATTACTAGGAAAACTGGTGTTACCAACATATCAGATTTGGACCCAAACTCGAATAATGATACGGTTCAAATTCAGGAAGTCGTAAAGAAACTGCCAGAGTTAACAGCtaagaaaaatactatTGATACACATATGAATATTTTTGCTGCATTGTTGTCACAATTGGAAAGTAAAAGTCTTGATACTTTCTTTGAAGTTGAACAAGACCCTGGAAGCACCAAAACAAGATCTAGGTTTTTGGATATACTAAAAGATGGTAAGACAAACAATCTTGAGGACAAACTGAGATCGTTTATTGTTCTTTACTTGACATCAACGACAGGCTTACCAAAGGATTTTGTCCAAAATGTGGAAAACTATTTCAAGGAAAACGATTACGATATCAATGCTTTAAAATATGTTTATAAGCTAAGAGAGTTCATGCAATTATCAAATATGTCGTTACAAAATAAATCTTTGGAAGATGGATCCGATTCCGCTTTCAAACCAAGCAACTTAACATTATCCGGTATCTATGGCTTAACTGAAGGCAAATTACAAGGAGGTGTAGGAAGTTTAATATCAGGTATTAAGAAGTTACTGcctgaaaagaaaaccatCCCGATAACAAATGTTGTTGATGCGATAATGGACCCTTTAAACAGctctcaaaaaaatttggagaCTACTGACAGTTACCTATACATCGACCCAAAAATTACAAGGGGTTCCCATACCAGAAAGCCAAAAAGACAATCTTATAATAAGTCACTAGTGTTTGTAGTTGGTGGCGGTAACTACCTAGAATATCAAAACCTCCAAGAATGGGCACATTCCCAGTTGCATAATCCCAAAAAAGTCATGTATGGTAGCACAGCCATTACCACACCAGCTGAATTCTTAAATGAGATTTCTCGCCTTGGCGCAAGTAATAGCAGCAACAACGATGCATAA
- the HST4 gene encoding NAD-dependent histone deacetylase HST4 (NAD(+)-dependent protein deacetylase; deacetylation targets are primarily mitochondrial proteins; involved along with Hst3p in silencing at telomeres, cell cycle progression, radiation resistance, genomic stability and short-chain fatty acid metabolism; accumulates in mitochondria in response to biotin starvation and may link biotin metabolism with energy homeostasis; member of the Sir2 family and may be the functional equivalent of human SIRT3), whose protein sequence is MKQKFVLPITPPSTAEKKPQTENRCNENLKPRRLLPQLKKSVRNRKPRLSYRPELNSVFDLDAYVDSTHLSKSQRHHMDRDAGFISYALNYSKRMVVVSGAGISVAAGIPDFRSSEGIFSTVNGGSGKDLFDYNRVYGDESMSLKFNQLMVSLFRLSKNCQPTKFHEMLNEFARDGRLLRLYTQNIDGLDTQLPHLSTNVPLAKPIPSTVQLHGSIKHMECNKCLNIKPFDPELFKCDDKFDSRTEIIPSCPQCEEYETVRKMAGLRSTGVGKLRPRVILYNEVHPEGDFIGEIANNDLKKRIDCLIIVGTSLKIPGVKNICRQFAAKVHANRGIVLYLNTSMPPKNVLDSLKFVDLVVLGDCQHVTSLL, encoded by the coding sequence ATGAAGCAAAAATTTGTACTACCGATCACCCCACCAAGTACGGCGGAAAAGAAGCCTCAAACAGAAAACCGTTGCAATGAGAATTTGAAGCCTAGAAGATTGCTACcgcaattgaaaaaaagtgtcCGTAACAGGAAACCTAGACTGTCATATAGGCCTGAGTTAAACTCTGTGTTTGATCTGGATGCGTACGTGGATTCGACACACTTGTCCAAATCCCAACGCCATCATATGGACCGCGACGCCGGTTTTATTAGCTATGCTCTGAATTATAGCAAAAGAATGGTTGTAGTCAGCGGGGCAGGTATATCTGTTGCCGCTGGTATACCGGATTTTAGATCCAGTGAAGGGATTTTCTCTACTGTGAACGGCGGCTCTGGGAAAGATTTGTTTGACTACAATCGTGTGTATGGCGACGAATCAATGAGTTTGAAATTTAATCAGTTAATGGTGTCATTGTTCAGATTATCCAAGAATTGCCAACCTACAAAATTTCATGAAATGCTCAATGAGTTTGCTAGGGATGGCAGGCTATTGAGACTGTACACGCAGAATATTGACGGTTTAGATACACAATTACCTCATTTATCAACTAATGTGCCTCTGGCGAAGCCAATACCCAGTACAGTACAATTACACGGAAGCATAAAACACATGGAATGCAATAAATGTCTGAATATCAAACCTTTTGACCCTGAACTGTTCAAATGCGACGACAAATTTGATTCTCGGACTGAAATCATACCGTCATGTCCACAATGTGAAGAATATGAAACAGTTAGAAAAATGGCAGGCTTAAGATCTACTGGTGTGGGCAAGTTGCGTCCAAGAGTAATTTTATACAATGAGGTCCACCCTGAAGGTGATTTTATCGGTGAAATTGCCAATAATGacttaaagaaaagaattgaTTGTTTGATTATTGTTGGAACGAGTTTGAAGATTCCCGGagtgaaaaatatttgcaGGCAGTTTGCGGCCAAAGTCCATGCAAACAGGGGTATTGTGTTATATTTAAACACCAGTATGCCGCCTAAGAATGTGCTAGactctttgaaatttgtaGACCTAGTTGTACTGGGAGATTGTCAGCATGTTACCTCATTATTATAG
- the RVB1 gene encoding RuvB family ATP-dependent DNA helicase pontin (ATP-dependent DNA helicase, also known as pontin; conserved component of multiple complexes including the INO80 complex, the Swr1 complex, the R2TP complex (Rvb1-Rvb2-Tah1-Pih1), and the TTT Hsp90 cochaperone complex that is involved in chromatin remodeling and telomeric chromatin regulation; involved in multiple processes such as chromatin remodeling, box C/D snoRNP assembly, and RNA polymerase II assembly; member of the AAA+ and RuvB-like protein families, similar to Rvb2p): MVAISEVKENPGVNSSNSGAVTRTAAHTHIKGLGLDESGVAKRVEGGFVGQIEAREACGVIVDLIKAKKMSGRAILLAGGPSTGKTALALAISQELGPKVPFCPLVGSELYSVEVKKTETLMENFRRAIGLRIKETKEVYEGEVTELTPEDAENPLGGYGKTISHVIVGLKSAKGTKTLRLDPTIYESIQREKVSIGDVIYIEANTGAVKRVGRSDAYATEFDLETEEYVPLPKGEVHKKKEIVQDVTLHDLDVANARPQGGQDVISMMGQLLKPKKTEITEKLRQEVNKVVAKYIDQGVAELIPGVLFIDEVNMLDIEIFTYLNKALESNIAPVVVLASNRGMTTVRGTEDVISPHGVPPDLIDRLLIVRTLPYDKDEIRTIIERRATVERLQVESSALDLLATMGTETSLRYALQLLAPCGILAQTSNRKEIVVNDVNEAKLLFLDAKRSTKILETSANYL, encoded by the coding sequence ATGGTCGCTATCAGTGAAGTCAAAGAAAATCCTGGCGTAAACAGCAGTAATTCTGGTGCAGTTACGAGAACTGCGGCACATACACATATTAAAGGTTTAGGTCTGGATGAAAGTGGTGTGGCCAAGAGGGTTGAAGGAGGGTTTGTTGGACAAATAGAAGCTCGTGAAGCGTGCGGTGTAATTGTAGATTTAATCAAGGCTAAAAAAATGTCAGGTAGAGCTATCCTATTAGCTGGTGGTCCTTCTACAGGTAAGACAGCATTGGCTCTCGCCATTTCACAAGAGTTAGGCCCAAAAGTTCCATTCTGTCCTCTTGTTGGTAGCGAATTATATTCCGTGGAGGtcaaaaaaacagaaaccctaatggaaaattttagaaGAGCAATTGGGTTAAGAATCAAAGAAACTAAGGAAGTTTATGAGGGTGAAGTGACAGAACTAACCCCTGAAGACGCAGAGAATCCGTTGGGCGGATATGGTAAAACTATCTCACATGTAATTGTCGGGCTCAAGTCTGCCAAGGGTACCAAGACACTAAGATTAGACCCAACGATATATGAAAGTATTCAAAGAGAAAAGGTTAGTATTGGTGATGTCATTTATATAGAGGCCAACACCGGTGCAGTTAAGCGAGTTGGCAGATCTGATGCATACGCTACTGAATTTGATTTGGAAACTGAGGAATACGTACCATTGCCAAAAGGCGAAGTGcataagaaaaaggaaattgtaCAAGATGTTACCTTGCACGATTTGGATGTTGCAAACGCAAGACCACAAGGTGGTCAAGATGTCATATCAATGATGGGCCAGTTGCTCAAACCTAAGAAGACTGAAATAACCGAGAAATTAAGACAAGAGGTGAATAAAGTTGTTGCTAAATATATTGATCAAGGTGTCGCAGAACTTATTCCAGGTGTTTTGTTCATTGATGAAGTTAATATGCTAGACATTGAAATATTCACGTATTTGAACAAAGCGCTTGAATCTAATATCGCCCCCGTTGTTGTATTGGCTTCTAATAGGGGCATGACTACAGTCCGTGGCACTGAGGATGTGATATCACCACATGGTGTGCCACCTGATTTGATCGATAGATTGTTAATTGTTCGTACATTACCATATGACAAGGACGAGATCCGTACCATTATAGAGAGAAGAGCTACCGTTGAAAGATTGCAAGTAGAAAGTAGCGCATTGGACCTTTTAGCCACGATGGGTACAGAAACTTCGTTACGTTACGCTTTACAATTATTGGCACCATGTGGTATCCTAGCACAAACAAGCAATCGtaaggaaattgttgttaatGACGTTAATGAAGCCAAATTGCTGTTTTTGGATGCCAAAAGGTCAACAAAGATTTTAGAAACTTCCGCAAATTATTTGTAA
- the CCT6 gene encoding chaperonin-containing T-complex subunit CCT6 (Subunit of the cytosolic chaperonin Cct ring complex; related to Tcp1p, essential protein that is required for the assembly of actin and tubulins in vivo; contains an ATP-binding motif) produces the protein MSLQLLNPKAESLRRDAALKVNVTSAEGLQSVLETNLGPKGTLKMLVDGAGNIKLTKDGKVLLTEMQIQSPTAVLIARAAAAQDEITGDGTTTVVCLVGELLRQAHRFIQEGVHPRIITDGFEIARKESMKFLDEFKISKTNLSNDREFLLQVARSSLLTKVDADLTEVLTPIVTDAVLSVYDAQADNLDLHMVEIMQMQHLSPKDTTFIKGLVLDHGGRHPDMPTRVKNAYVLILNVSLEYEKTEVNSGFFYSSADQRDKLAASERKFVDAKLKKIIDLKNEVCGMDPDKGFVIINQKGIDPMSLDVFAKHNILALRRAKRRNMERLQLVTGGEAQNSVEDLSPQILGFSGLVYQETIGEEKFTYVTENTDPKSCTILIKGSTHYALAQTKDAVRDGLRAVANVLKDKNIIPGAGAFYIALSRYLRSANMNKLGAKGKTKTGIEAFAEALLVIPKTLVKNSGFDPLDVLAMVEDELDDAQDSDETRYVGVDLNIGDSCDPTIEGIWDSYRVLRNAITGATGIASNLLLCDELLRAGRSTLKETPQ, from the coding sequence ATGTCATTGCAATTGTTGAATCCGAAGGCTGAATCGTTGAGAAGGGATGCGGCTTTGAAGGTTAACGTCACATCTGCTGAGGGCTTACAATCCGTCCTAGAGACCAACTTGGGCCCTAAGGGCACGCTAAAGATGCTTGTGGATGGTGCTGGTAACATCAAGCTGACCAAGGACGGTAAAGTGTTGCTGACCGAGATGCAGATCCAGTCGCCTACAGCGGTACTGATTGCTAGGGCAGCTGCCGCGCAGGATGAAATCACGGGCGATGGGACCACGACGGTTGTGTGTCTTGTGGGTGAATTGCTTAGACAAGCGCACCGTTTCATTCAAGAGGGCGTGCATCCGCGGATCATCACTGATGGGTTTGAGATTGCGCGGAAGGAGTCcatgaaatttttggacGAATTCAAGATCAGTAAGACGAACCTTTCCAATGATAGAGAGTTCCTTCTGCAAGTGGCCCGGTCGTCGCTGCTAACCAAGGTGGACGCTGACTTGACGGAGGTCTTGACGCCCATTGTAACGGATGCGGTGCTAAGCGTGTACGACGCGCAGGCTGACAATTTGGATTTACACATGGTTGAGATCATGCAGATGCAGCACTTGTCTCCTAAAGATACCACTTTTATTAAGGGTTTGGTATTGGACCACGGTGGTAGGCATCCTGACATGCCCACCCGTGTGAAGAACGCGTatgttttgattttgaacgTATCTTTGGAATACGAGAAGACTGAAGTTAACTCTGGGTTCTTTTACAGTTCTGCGGACCAAAGGGACAAGTTGGCCGCTAGTGAGAGGAAGTTTGTGGATGCcaagttgaagaagatcaTCGACTTGAAAAACGAAGTTTGTGGCATGGATCCAGACAAGGGTTTTGTTATCATTAACCAAAAAGGCATTGACCCCATGTCTTTAGACGTGTTTGCCAAACACAACATCTTGGCTTTGAGAAGGGCCAAGAGACGTAACATGGAAAGATTGCAATTGGTCACTGGCGGTGAAGCTCAGAACTCTGTGGAAGACTTGTCGCCTCAGATTCTTGGGTTTTCTGGCTTGGTCTACCAAGAAACCATAGGCGAGGAAAAATTCACATACGTTACAGAGAACACTGACCCCAAGTCTTGCACCATCTTAATCAAGGGCTCCACTCATTATGCCCTCGCTCAAACAAAGGATGCGGTGAGAGATGGTCTCAGAGCTGTGGCAAACGTTCTCAAGGACAAAAACATCATTCCAGGCGCTGGTGCGTTCTACATCGCCCTTTCGAGATACCTAAGATCTGCCAACATGAACAAGTTGGGTGCCAAGGGTAAAACAAAGACAGGTATTGAGGCGTTCGCAGAAGCATTGCTGGTAATTCCAAAGACTTTGGTGAAGAACTCAGGATTCGACCCATTGGACGTGCTCGCAATGGTGGAGGACGAGTTGGATGACGCTCAGGATTCTGACGAAACGAGATATGTTGGTGTGGACTTGAACATAGGTGATTCTTGCGACCCTACCATCGAGGGTATTTGGGATTCCTACCGCGTACTAAGAAATGCTATTACCGGTGCTACAGGTATTGCCAGCAACTTGTTATTATGCGATGAATTGTTAAGGGCAGGTAGATCCactttgaaagaaacaCCAcagtaa
- the SND1 gene encoding Snd1p (Protein involved in SRP-independent targeting of substrates to the ER; component of an alternative ER targeting pathway that has partial functional redundancy with the GET pathway; preference for substrates with downstream transmembrane domains; interacts with Env10p/Snd2p and Pho88p/Snd3p; can compensate for loss of SRP; co-purifies with ribosomes; GFP-fusion protein localizes to the cytoplasm), whose protein sequence is MDTVGTDAAAASINERRFAQSTSPKVSVKSQDSLFLITYSNMQQTVVQASLADRYPSLKKLNILLYIDIPTIDYYNDEMTHNKLSRLNKRFKLHRLRNSIAQSFSNTSTAEDNDKFWEELKSLISSRSTPENKFDLNVLVSSSGSLRYVETIRFLVEKLFNSFKDLYVQKKLNLCFQINVSPTSLKWFSTFLNAELLNLKIINWQNIGSFTKTIQNSKSLPFKEYYTKLNEKFTGSNQSNGSMQDQTVLDSIVIVTNSTGVKALLTLLSDHPLTSLISQESIKALHEYSDAVNEDKGDDQSNTSLKRNSSSLLNFQNSVLTSNKDKSVRIRSLSINRKSNRAHMFKTNESITTIPSTSINNLIGQESNLRKQPSGTALHLQSHLHPHSRSQSYSSSNMSRSPSPFPYGKTPSNDELVYDELNNQINEVQDRAKNEEIVLYNNNNYDDYTKERGEQEQDRTSYADEYGFNYDDEEGGNEDNYDDDEDDDDDDDDDDESDDEGLSFYAPSILSRSGSSTDVLSSGIDSMAKNSKETRGRFRSLSLMDPALQKPFNQKFPNSQQPDSAGASSPKRSTSSNHFTNVYVHDGDFDGTDTINNKKNLSSATLIKRKSLMNRNLAPSISNGLIPPEFISRISTPSTSASSSNSSLNDMSTVSNAFSKLLNDTSKKQKFLNSPIPQHTQQASPLLMRNNSNSNLLFEKNLINKSFEELRRQPSVNLFSTLMNGNMEKNGLALNFKSRTPTDALMANSIKNSNNSSHRLLNLEEEDQIMSGSLPKEREDDNDSTNSTIVPNHPDNDNYNDNDNDNNTGINSNNFNLNLYDDNDSAGFTDVTTEGVKYSNSNSTVTKPVYKKAVTLDLYGEDDMDNMGGWVLGGNAR, encoded by the coding sequence ATGGACACTGTCGGTACGGACGCAGCAGCCGCGAGCATTAATGAGCGTCGCTTTGCCCAGTCCACTTCACCAAAAGTTAGTGTGAAGTCACAGGACTCGCTGTTTCTGATCACTTACTCCAACATGCAGCAGACAGTGGTACAAGCGTCTTTGGCGGACCGGTACCCTTCGCTAAAGAAGCTTAACATCCTACTTTACATAGATATCCCTACGATCGACTACTACAACGATGAGATGACTCATAACAAGCTTTCCAGACTGAATAAACGGTTTAAGCTGCATCGGCTTAGAAATTCGATCGCGCAAAGTTTTTCCAACACATCTACTGCGGAAGATAACGATAAGTTTTGGGAGGAGTTGAAAAGTCTGATCAGCTCTCGCAGCACACCGGAAAACAAGTTTGATCTGAATGTACTGGTGTCGTCTTCGGGGTCTTTACGTTACGTGGAGACCATAAGATTTTTggttgaaaaattgtttaattctttcaaagacTTGTatgttcaaaagaaactaaACCTATGTTTCCAGATCAACGTTTCTCCCACCTCTCTCAAGTGGTTTTCTACTTTCCTGAACGCAGAACTGCTTAATTTAAAAATCATTAATTGGCAGAATATTGGTTCTTTCACTAAGACAATCCAGAACTCCAAGTCACTCCCGTTCAAAGAGTACTACACCAAGTTGAACGAGAAATTCACCGGCTCAAACCAGAGCAATGGTAGCATGCAAGACCAGACTGTCTTGGATTCCATAGTTATTGTCACGAATAGCACGGGGGTAAAAGCACTGCTGACTTTGTTGTCAGACCACCCTCTCACCAGCCTTATCTCCCAGGAATCAATAAAAGCGCTACATGAATATTCAGATGCTGTTAACGAAGATAAGGGCGACGACCAGAGCAACACaagtttgaaaagaaactctTCGTCGTTGTtgaattttcaaaactcGGTTTTAACCTCCAATAAAGACAAGTCCGTCAGAATTAGGTCGTTGTCTATCAACAGAAAATCCAACAGGGCACATATGTTCAAAACGAACGAATCCATCACAACTATCCCATCAACGTCAATCAACAATCTTATTGGTCAGGAATCCAACCTACGCAAGCAGCCTTCGGGAACTGCACTGCATTTACAATCGCATCTGCATCCACATTCCCGTTCACAATCCTATTCTAGTTCTAATATGTCCAGATCGCCTTCTCCCTTCCCCTACGGAAAGACACCATCAAACGACGAACTAGTATATGACGAGTTAAACAACCAAATCAACGAAGTGCAAGACCGTGCTAAGAATGAGGAAATTGTCCTGtacaacaataataattatGACGATTATACAAAAGAACGAGGGGAACAAGAGCAGGATAGAACCTCATACGCAGATGAATATGGCTTTAATtacgatgatgaagaaggtgGAAATGAAGACAActatgatgatgatgaagacgatgatgacgatgatgacgatgacgatgagAGTGACGATGAAGGTTTGAGCTTTTACGCTCCAAGCATTTTGTCCCGCTCTGGTTCGAGCACAGACGTGTTATCCTCCGGAATAGATTCTATGGCAAAAAATTCGAAGGAAACAAGGGGTAGGTTTAGGTCCTTGAGTTTAATGGACCCTGCTCTGCAAAAGCCGTTCAACCAGAAATTTCCAAACAGCCAACAACCCGATTCTGCAGGGGCTTCATCACCTAAAAGATCGACCTCTTCAAACCATTTTACTAACGTCTACGTGCACGATGGTGATTTTGACGGGACAGACACtatcaacaacaaaaagaaTCTATCGTCTGCAACGCTTATTAAAAGGAAATCTTTGATGAACAGAAACTTGGCTCCTTCTATTAGTAATGGATTGATACCTCCGGAATTTATTTCCCGAATATCTACGCCCTCTACAAGCGCAAGTAGTTCAAACTCCTCGTTGAATGACATGTCTACAGTATCAAACgcattttccaaattatTAAATGACACAAGTAAGAAgcaaaaattcttgaattcACCAATTCCACAACATACACAACAGGCATCTCCATTACTAATGAGAAATAATTCAAACAGTAACTTGCTATTTGAGAAGAATTTGATCAACAAGTCATTTGAAGAACTGAGAAGACAACCATCAGTTAACCTTTTTAGCACCTTGATGAATGGTAACATGGAAAAGAATGGTTTGGCACTAAACTTCAAGTCCAGAACGCCTACAGATGCGTTGATGGCGAATAGCATTAAAAATAGTAACAATTCCAGTCATAGGTTACTAAATCTCGAGGAAGAAGACCAAATCATGTCTGGATCTCTCCCCAAAGAACGCGAGGACGATAACGATTCGACTAATAGCACAATAGTACCGAATCACCCAGACAATGATAACtataatgataatgataacGACAATAATACTGGTATAAATTCCAATAATTTCAATCTAAATCTCtatgatgacaatgataGTGCAGGCTTTACAGATGTAACAACTGAAGGAGTGAAATACTCAAACTCGAATTCTACAGTCACCAAACCCGTTTATAAAAAAGCCGTCACCCTGGATTTATACGGCGAAGATGATATGGATAACATGGGAGGATGGGTATTAGGAGGTAATGCCCGGTAA